In the Dioscorea cayenensis subsp. rotundata cultivar TDr96_F1 chromosome 12, TDr96_F1_v2_PseudoChromosome.rev07_lg8_w22 25.fasta, whole genome shotgun sequence genome, one interval contains:
- the LOC120273414 gene encoding protein REVEILLE 8-like gives MSHGGEVATKKLRKPYTITKARDRWTEEEHERFLDALILFGRDWKKVEDFVGTKTVIQIRSHAQKYFLKVQKNGILALVPPPRPKRKATHPYLQKAPGHDSEVMDESFAYSHSSNYFIPAYNTWADGSLAANYPFNKALPSLDYVTPPPTAEGDKELEMMGGVCNENLSWTGNANISCATYEEPNQDDSQKMYPVIPDLAEVYRFIAGLVDPEMKWPLGVYLHKLKQMDPITVKSILVLVRNLRNNLISPEFELHRNTISAYDVNSKTIRTITGTPLTIPASQVLNCMESNYVGLLPPY, from the exons ATGAGTCATGGCGGGGAGGTGGCGACCAAGAAGCTGCGGAAGCCTTACACCATCACCAAGGCCAGGGATCGTTGGACCGAGGAGGAGCACGAGCGCTTCCTTGATGCCCTTATcct GTTTGGTCGCGACTGGAAAAAGGTTGAAGATTTTGTTGGTACAAAGACTGTGATCCAG ATCCGCAGCCATGCTCAGAAATATTTCCTAAAGGTTCAAAAGAATGGGATATTGGCACTTGTTCCCCCGCCACGCCCAAAGCGCAAAGCAACTCATCCTTACTTGCAGAAAGCTCCTGGTCATG ACTCAGAAGTTATGGATGAATCTTTTGCATACTCTCACTCATCTAATTACTTCATTCCTGCATACAATACATGGGCTGATGGATCGCTAGCAGCAAATTACCCTTTCAATAAAGCATTGCCGTCACTGGATTATGTCACTCCCCCTCCTACAGCAGAAG GTGATAAGGAACTGGAGATGATGGGAGGGGTTTGTAATGAAAATTTAAGCTGGACTGGGAATGCTAATATATCATGTGCAACTTACGAGGAGCCTAATCAAGATGATTCACAAAAAATGTACCCTg TTATACCCGACCTGGCTGAGGTATACAGATTTATTGCTGGTTTAGTTGATCCTGAAATGAAATGGCCCCTGGGAGTTTATTTGCACAAACTGAAGCAGATGGACCCTATTACTGTTAAATCT ATTTTGGTACTGGTGAGAAATCTGAGGAACAATTTAATTAGCCCCGAGTTTGAACTGCAT AGGAACACCATATCAGCATATGATGTGAACTCGAAAACTATCAGGACCATCACCGGAACTCCTCTTACTATTCCTGCAAGCCAGGTGCTAAATTGCATGGAATCCAACTATGTTGGTCTTCTACCACCATACTAA
- the LOC120273295 gene encoding putative nuclease HARBI1, whose protein sequence is MESPSYTSCDFPIVASHSKLSRSFTGPPSDLHRTKVEDCVGAIDGTHIRVKVSSAEAPKYRGRKDYPTQNVLAACTFDLKFTYVLPGWEGTTSDSRIIKNALSRPYPLRILEGKYYLVDAGFMLRSGLITPYRGEQYHLKEYSRNPPTNPRELFNLRHASLRCAIERAFGVLKKRFPIVGSSTEPHYGLETHKEIIFACCILHNYLMGVDPDETLIAQVDDELRDVAGEEHRASGENNEETIQGEIIRDAIAMEMWQDYIE, encoded by the exons ATGGAG AGCCCTAGCTATACCAGCTGCGATTTTCCCATTGTTGCAAGTCACTCCAAGCTTAGCCGGAGCTTCACCGGACCTCCGTCGGACCTTCACCGAACCAAAGTCGAG GATtgtgttggtgctattgatggaacacatattcggGTCAAAGTTTCTAGTGCTGAAGCTCCGAAATATCGTGGGAGGAAGGATTATCCAACACAAAACGTGTTAGCGGCATGCACGTTTGACTTAAAATTCACATACGTGTTACCTGGGTGGGAAGGAACAACATCTGAttcaagaataataaagaatGCATTAAGTAGACCTTATCCTCTAAGAATTCTAGAAG gaaaatattatcttgttgatgcGGGATTTATGTTAAGAAGTGGACTTATTACACCATATAGAGGAGAGCAATATCACTTGAAGGAGTATTCAAGGAATCCACCAACAAATCCAcgtgaattatttaatcttcGTCATGCGTCATTGCGTTGTGCCATAGAACGAGCATTTGGTGTTCTTAAAAAGCGTTTTCCTATAGTGGGAAGTTCAACCGAGCCGCATTATGGTTTagaaacacataaagaaattatttttgcatgttgtATTTTGCATAACTACCTAATGGGAGTAGATCCCGATGAGACACTAATTGCAcaagttgatgatgaactacGAGATGTAGCGGGAGAAGAACATCGTGCTAGTGGGGAGAATAATGAAGAAACTATTCAAGGAGAGATCATTAGGGATGCAATAGCGATGGAGATGTGGCAAGATTATATTGAATGA
- the LOC120273720 gene encoding L-ascorbate peroxidase, cytosolic produces MVKAYPAVSEEYQKAVEKAKKKLRGFIAEKNCAPIMLRLAWHSAGTYDVKTKTGGPFGTIRYSAELAHGANNGLDIAVRLLEPIKEQFPILSYADFYQLAGVVAVEVTGGPEILFHPGREDKPEPPEEGRLPDAKKGSDHLRDVFGHMGLSDQDIVALSGGHTLGRCHKERSGFEGPWTANPLIFDNSYFTVLLSGEKEGLLQLPSDKALLTDPVFRPLVDKYAADEDAFFTDYAEAHLKLSELGFAEA; encoded by the exons ATGGTGAAGGCGTACCCAGCGGTGAGCGAGGAGTACCAGAAGGCGGTGGAGAAGGCGAAGAAGAAGCTCCGGGGATTCATCGCCGAGAAAAATTGCGCTCCGATCATGCTCCGATTGGC GTGGCACTCAGCGGGAACGTATGATGTGAAGACGAAGACGGGAGGGCCGTTCGGGACGATCAGGTACTCGGCGGAGCTCGCTCATGGTGCTAACAATGGGCTGGACATCGCCGTCCGTTTGCTGGAGCCGATCAAGGAGCAGTTCCCCATCCTCTCCTATGCTGACTTCTACCAG TTGGCTGGAGTTGTGGCTGTGGAGGTAACTGGTGGACCTGAGATTCTGTTCCATCCGGGAAGAGAG GATAAGCCTGAACCCCCTGAGGAAGGCCGGCTGCCTGATGCTAAGAAAg GTTCTGACCATCTTAGGGATGTGTTTGGTCACATGGGTTTAAGTGATCAGGATATTGTTGCTCTGTCCGGTGGGCACACATTG GGAAGGTGCCACAAGGAGCGTTCTGGTTTTGAAGGGCCTTGGACTGCAAACCCGCTTATCTTTGACAACTCCTACTTCAC TGTGCTCCTGAGCGGAGAGAAAGAAGGCCTTCTGCAGCTTCCTTCTGACAAGGCCCTTCTCACTGACCCTGTTTTCCGTCCCTTGGTGGATAAATATGCAGCA GATGAGGATGCCTTCTTCACAGACTACGCCGAAGCTCACTTGAAGCTATCTGAGCTTGG ATTTGCTGAGGCTTGA
- the LOC120273876 gene encoding DNA repair protein RAD51 homolog 2 codes for MANKLISQMGLPLPIANVFAARSIITAKDALSLPESDLMALLDLGRDQVLSAIARISEITCPPYQTVLSLMEDRRSSGCHGGRLRTLLKGLDEALGGGIPPGLLTELVGPSGIGKTQFCLKLSLIAALPTCYGGLNGRVIYIDTESKFSSRRIIEIGENSFPQIFQTEGMAQEMAGRIVVLRPASLSEFTQSLEKIKLSLIQREVNLLIIDSMAGLISVNPRENESCTRGSRQQPLGWTLSFLKSVAEFSRIPIVVTNQVRGQSTEAFHYPFEGLGGDDNVTSERLESHLVAALGIQWAHAVTIRLVLEAHSGQRYIKVAKSPFSPPLAFPFIVDSSGIVPLSDDGIELTGQEISTIRFQVQQI; via the exons ATGGCGAACAAGCTCATCAGCCAGATGGGTCTCCCCCTACCCATCGCCAATGTCTTCGCAGCTCGAAGCATCATTACTGCCAAG GATGCTCTCTCCCTTCCAGAGTCTGATCTGATGGCTTTGCTCGACTTGGGCCGTGACCAGGTTTTGAGCGCCATCGCAAGGATCAGCGAGATCACATGTCCGCCGTATCAAACT GTGCTTTCGCTCATGGAGGACCGTCGGAGTAGTGGATGCCATGGTGGGCGTCTCCGGACGCTGTTGAAGGGTCTTGATGAGGCTCTGGGTGGAGGAATACCTCCCGGTTTGCTGACAGAGTTGGTTGGCCCCTCGGGCATTGGTAAAACACAA TTTTGCCTAAAGCTTTCACTTATTGCGGCATTGCCTACTTGCTATGGAGGGCTAAATGGTCGTGTAATATATATTGATACAGAATCTAAGTTTAGTTCACGAAG GATAATAGAGATTGGAGAAAATAGTTTTCCACAGATATTTCAAACTGAAGGGATGGCACAGGAG ATGGCTGGGAGAATTGTCGTGTTGCGACCAGCATCCTTATCTGAATTTACACAAAG CTTGGAAAAGATCAAGTTATCCCTTATTCAGCGTGAGGTGAATTTGTTGATCATTGATAGCATGGCAGGTTTAATATCAGT AAACCCAAGGGAGAATGAAAGCTGTACCAGAGGTTCAAGGCAACAACCACTGGGATGGACCCTTTCATTTCTGAA GTCAGTTGCTGAATTTTCACGGATTCCTATTGTGGTAACAAACCAAGTAAGGGGACAAAGTACTGAAGCATTTCATTATCCATTTGAAG GACTTGGAGGGGATGACAATGTAACCTCTGAGAGGCTTGAATCACATCTCGTTGCTGCTCTAGGCATCCAATGGGCTCATGCTGTAACAATTCGTCTTGTATTAGAGGCTCATTCAG GTCAGAGATATATAAAGGTTGCAAAGTCCCCATTTTCTCCACCATTAGCTTttccatttatcgtcgattcaTCAGGGATTGTACCATTGAGCGATGATGGCATTGAACTGACAGGGCAGGAAATAAGCACAATCCGTTTTCAAG TGCAACAAATCTAA
- the LOC120273101 gene encoding dof zinc finger protein DOF4.6-like: MDVSKFNPNFQIMAGSHRLEDMLGECPKEQQQQQQQQQQEKKPKPNPETSVKCPRCESTNTKFCYYNNYSLSQPRYFCKGCRRYWTKGGSLRNVPVGGGCRKNKKSSKRTQDHPLITSPLPPFPANPNPNPNFPNLNSGFLDILRNGFLDTTTSNNNNNNNNNNNYNHNNLCYGFDGGFMGSSASQEENKVLMGLQWQLGHVDVDSAGVGSSWHGLLNSSFIG, encoded by the exons ATGGATGTCTCTAAGTTTAACCCCAATTTCCAG ATCATGGCTGGTAGTCATAGACTGGAAGACATGTTAGGAGAGTGTCCTAAagaacagcaacaacaacaacaacaacaacaacaagaaaagaaaccaaaaccaAACCCAGAAACATCAGTGAAGTGTCCAAGATGTGAGTCCACAAACACAAAGTTTTGTTACTATAACAACTACAGCCTCTCTCAGCCAAGATACTTCTGCAAGGGTTGCAGAAGGTACTGGACTAAAGGTGGATCCCTTAGGAATGTCCCAGTTGGTGGTGGCTGTAGGAAGAACAAGAAGTCCTCTAAAAGAACTCAAGACCATCCCTTAATCACTTCTCCTCTTCCTCCCTTCCCtgctaaccctaaccctaaccctaatttccCTAATCTTAACTCTGGCTTTCTTGATATTCTAAGAAATGGATTCCTTGACACCACCAccagtaacaacaacaacaacaacaacaacaacaataactacAACCACAACAACCTCTGCTATGGGTTTGATGGAGGATTCATGGGCAGTAGTGCTAGCCAAGAGGAGAACAAAGTGTTGATGGGTCTTCAATGGCAACTTGGTCATGTTGATGTGGATTCAGCTGGAGTTGGTTCATCTTGGCATGGTCTTCTCAACAGCTCCTTCATTGGTTAA